A genomic window from Triticum urartu cultivar G1812 unplaced genomic scaffold, Tu2.1 TuUngrouped_contig_4965, whole genome shotgun sequence includes:
- the LOC125528579 gene encoding uncharacterized protein LOC125528579 — MEPDLDMAALRKKLEDEVLGTWLWDRELDSIAQEQQERDDEGDYEYYESDQEEEELHYGGSWGYGYTFYYEDGNPYYVADMEERWENQMRFPPTMSSAKRPRGIWEGSLQVEGPCQVDPTLLSAQSLLPPLPRSENRWVDKRENEPCRRAIQVFSLNLSSPHDAALEVYGMFAFRDVRNNQLRNYVFEYSRDKPCKLKPGSCKLQPLLYPHQGIYAVGLVLIEYRLLIKDEEGEDDKVLIDGYSVYAPSFYAEYERLHWHINTGHHGSIDLRMASIPKAVLAVLEFEVHHLGDNLFDSLTITAVYRTMQGGAFSVFNGKLSVCRLPSVTVCVDYTKNLTIDLYTYNSHSGDDNCYPDGVVGDSKIPGYFHYDIDDIMSDTVWFKPQKSGSSTKHSSNLYGLVMSVKVTWSSLCEPCQ; from the exons ATGGAGCCGGATCTGGACATGGCGGCCCTGAGAAAGAAGCTAGAGGATGAGGTGCTCGGTACCTGGCTGTGGGACAGGGAGCTGGACTCCATCGCGCAGGAACAGCAAGAGCGAGACGACGAAGGCGATTACGAGTACTACGAATCAGACCAAGAAGAAGAGGAGCTCCACTATGGTGGTTCTTGGGGATACGGGTATACCTTCTACTACGAGGACGGGAACCCTTATTACGTCGCCGACATGGAGGAGAGGTGGGAGAATCAGATGCGGTTTCCTCCGACCATGTCCAGCGCCAAGAGACCGCGGGGGATCTGGGAGGGGTCCCTTCAGGTCGAGGGCCCGTGTCAAGTTGATCCAACTCTGTTATCTGCGCAAAGCTTGC TGCCTCCATTGCCAAGATCGGAAAACCGTTGGGTTGACAAAAGGGAGAATGAACCTTGTCGACGGGCTATCCAAGTGTTTAGTTTGAATTTATCATCTCCTCATGATGCCGCGTTAGAGGTCTACGGTATGTTTGCATTCCGGGATGTACGAAACAACCAACTACGCAACTATGTATTTGAATACTCTAGAGACAAACCATGTAAGCTTAAGCCG GGCTCTTGTAAGCTTCAACCTCTACTTTACCCACATCAAGGCATCTATGCGGTTGGGCTTGTGCTAATTGAATACCGTTTGCTAATTAAAGACGAAGAAGGTGAAGATGATAAGGTGTTAATAGATGGATATTCGGTCTATGCTCCATCTTTCTATGCAGAATATGAAAGGCTCCATTGGCACATTAACACTGGCCACCACGGCAGCATCGATCTAAGAATGGCTTCTATCCCAAAGGCCGTGTTGGCTGTGTTGGAGTTTGAGGTGCATCATCTTGGGGACAATTTGTTTGATTCACTTACAATAACTGCGGTCTATCGTACCATGCAAGGGGGTGCTTTCTCAGTCTTCAATGGCAAGTTGAGTGTTTGCAGGCTGCCATCGGTCACAGTTTGTGTGGATTACACCAAGAATTTGACTATAGACTTGTACACGTACAACAGTCACTCAGGTGATGATAATTGCTATCCTGATGGCGTTGTTGGTGATTCGAAAATTCCTGGATATTTTCATTACGACATTGACGATATTATGTCTGACACCGTGTGGTTTAAACCGCAGAAGAGTGGAAGCTCGACAAAACATTCAAGTAATTTGTACGGTCTTGTAATGTCAGTGAAGGTCACATGGTCTAGCTTGTGTGAACCATGTCAGTAA